Sequence from the Aquimarina sp. Aq107 genome:
GCAAGCTGCTAACTACTTATTAGACGCCAAACTACATCGAGAACAATTAAATGATAGTGTAGGTCTTTCTGCCGTATACAATAATTTAGCAATCATTTATAAGGAGCTTAATGATGTCCCAAATGCAGAAAAATATTACTTGAAGTCAATGAATTTGGGTAAGAAATTGAAGACCGATGGTGTAGGGTTGGTTATCAATAATTTAGCTTTATTATATACAGAAGGAGGAAAGCTTAAAGAGGCGCAGAAGCTTTTAGAAGAAGCATTAGTAATTAATAAAGCAGAAGATGATCTAAGGCATATGGCTCAATCATATAGTATTATGGCTAAAGTAGCAATGTATGGAAAGGAATATGAAAAAGCTAAAAAATTCTATGACACAACACAGTGTGTTGGTACCCAAGCCAATTTCAAAATAATAGTGATAAATGCAAAACAACAATTAGGGATTATAGCACTTGAACAACAAGAATATGATAAAGCAGAGAAATATTTAGAAATAGCAAGAGAGGATTTGGTTAAATCAAATGTTACATCACTAATTTTGAAGAACTATAAACATTCATTTAAACTAGATTCGGCTCGAGGTAATTTATTAAACGCTATAGCTTGGCAAAAAAAATATCAGGAACTTTCTGATAAGAGAATGAACGATATTACCACAAAAAAGGTAGAAAACACAAAATCTAGATACGAAGCCGAGTTAGAACAACTTAAATTGATAGATGAAAAAGAGAAGCGAGAACAAAAAACAAAAGAAGAATTGTTCAGATATAGGTTATTAGCATTTATTAGTTTAGCAGTCATTGCAGTAATCTTAGTCTTTATGGTGCTTATTATCAAAACAAGGAAAGAAAGAAAAAGATATATTAAAGAACTCAATGAATCTAATCAGGTAAAAAACAAACTATTCTCTATTATATCCCATGATCTTAAAAACGAAATACATGGTTTAGAAAGTAGCCTTAATTTAATGAAAGAAGATGTTATATCCACTGATGAATTTAAAGAAATAGTGCCATTATTAGCAAATAGAACACATCAAACATCTATTTTACTTAATAACTTATTGAATTGGTCAAAATCACAGATGAAAGAGCTTAACGCGCAACCTACTACTTTTGATATTACTGAAGTTATTAGCAATAAGTTTACATTTTTTAAACCAAAAGCCGAGAAGAAGGATATTAAACTAATTAATAAACTAGATCCTACATTAATCTTTGCTGATAAAGATATGTTCGGAATTGTAGCCCAAAACCTGATAGCTAATGCAATTAAATTTTGTAACCCAGGTGATTCAATAGCCTTAATATCTAGGGAAAAAGAAGATTATTACGAAATTTGTTTTGAAGATACAGGTATTGGTATCGACCCAAGTAATCTTAATAAATTAT
This genomic interval carries:
- a CDS encoding ATP-binding protein; translated protein: MNKAILTFVIFCAMNLLGFSQSQFSAVDFSKIENVKDSLLFNSAVNDLQHYVNEDQLDRADDIANKLIELGHDIKYFKGLGLVYRLKGVINNELNKSIDSNESFEKAVLNFQKIDDKNGLAMVSNDRYNIERNKGNIEQAANYLLDAKLHREQLNDSVGLSAVYNNLAIIYKELNDVPNAEKYYLKSMNLGKKLKTDGVGLVINNLALLYTEGGKLKEAQKLLEEALVINKAEDDLRHMAQSYSIMAKVAMYGKEYEKAKKFYDTTQCVGTQANFKIIVINAKQQLGIIALEQQEYDKAEKYLEIAREDLVKSNVTSLILKNYKHSFKLDSARGNLLNAIAWQKKYQELSDKRMNDITTKKVENTKSRYEAELEQLKLIDEKEKREQKTKEELFRYRLLAFISLAVIAVILVFMVLIIKTRKERKRYIKELNESNQVKNKLFSIISHDLKNEIHGLESSLNLMKEDVISTDEFKEIVPLLANRTHQTSILLNNLLNWSKSQMKELNAQPTTFDITEVISNKFTFFKPKAEKKDIKLINKLDPTLIFADKDMFGIVAQNLIANAIKFCNPGDSIALISREKEDYYEICFEDTGIGIDPSNLNKLFAEDTFTTTGTENETGTGLGLRICKELIELNQGKIQVESTPGKGSVFSVSLPKAA